A single region of the Streptomyces sp. NBC_01262 genome encodes:
- a CDS encoding FG-GAP repeat domain-containing protein, whose translation MSSNRRRKPRRRQAVVALGAAAALVAGVFLMMPADADTSSGPARGDFDADGTSDLVYRNAAGQLYIHTGAAETMVVDTDVSKVKDVLTPGDLNGDGKQDVLTLTPTGALRFHTGLYASVPGGMGSYSTVETGWQIYNKVIAPGDMNGDSKPDLLARTPAGSLYFYPGSGDGSFGTRVLVGTGWQAYDEVIGAGDLNGDGVGDVLARTPAGALYRFAGVSGGKLAARVLVGASGWQQFNQIIGGGDWDGNGKTDLLVRDFAGALWFYAGKGNGTFAARVARSTGWQTATQFAGAGNNPQYGKYGIMARTTAGSLYRYQSGGTATGALINKTLIGASAWPSSTTRLAYASALSQNGLADLVVHTKSTGKLTNPALYATADPLLAAGSTSYNLVLGPGDLTGDGNGDLLARNSSGTLYLYPGTGSGMAVGTRVTLSAGWQQYNALVGAGDFTGDGRADIVARTTAGVLYLYKGTGSASAPFSARVKLGSGWQQYNKLFSPGDANGDGKADLMATTSAGALYFYAGTGTGTFKARVKTAASGWTGWADLL comes from the coding sequence GTGTCCAGCAACAGGCGCCGCAAGCCGCGCCGTCGCCAGGCCGTTGTGGCGCTCGGCGCGGCCGCGGCGCTCGTGGCGGGCGTGTTCCTGATGATGCCCGCCGACGCGGACACGTCGTCCGGGCCCGCCCGGGGCGACTTCGACGCCGACGGCACATCGGACCTGGTGTACCGCAACGCCGCCGGGCAGCTCTACATCCACACCGGCGCCGCCGAGACCATGGTCGTCGACACGGACGTCTCCAAGGTGAAGGACGTCCTGACCCCCGGCGACCTCAACGGGGACGGCAAGCAGGACGTGCTCACCCTCACCCCCACCGGGGCGCTGCGCTTCCACACCGGGCTCTACGCGAGCGTGCCGGGCGGCATGGGCTCGTACAGCACGGTCGAGACCGGCTGGCAGATCTACAACAAGGTCATCGCCCCGGGCGACATGAACGGCGACAGCAAGCCCGACCTGCTGGCCCGCACCCCCGCCGGGAGCCTGTACTTCTACCCGGGCTCGGGCGACGGCTCCTTCGGCACCAGGGTCCTGGTCGGCACCGGCTGGCAGGCCTACGACGAGGTGATCGGCGCGGGCGACCTGAACGGCGACGGCGTCGGCGATGTGCTGGCCCGTACGCCCGCCGGTGCCCTGTACCGGTTCGCGGGCGTGAGCGGCGGCAAGCTGGCCGCGCGGGTGCTGGTCGGCGCGAGCGGCTGGCAGCAGTTCAACCAGATCATCGGCGGCGGGGACTGGGACGGCAACGGCAAGACGGACCTGCTGGTCCGGGACTTCGCCGGCGCCCTGTGGTTCTACGCGGGCAAGGGCAACGGCACCTTCGCCGCCCGGGTGGCCCGCAGCACCGGCTGGCAGACGGCCACCCAGTTCGCGGGGGCGGGCAACAACCCGCAGTACGGCAAGTACGGGATCATGGCCCGTACGACGGCGGGTTCGCTCTACCGCTACCAGTCCGGCGGCACCGCCACCGGCGCCCTGATCAACAAGACGCTGATCGGCGCATCGGCCTGGCCCTCCTCGACCACCCGCCTCGCCTACGCCTCCGCCCTGAGCCAGAACGGCCTCGCGGACCTGGTCGTGCACACCAAGAGCACCGGCAAGCTGACCAATCCCGCGCTGTACGCCACCGCCGACCCGCTGCTGGCCGCCGGCTCGACCTCGTACAACCTGGTCCTCGGCCCGGGGGACCTGACCGGCGACGGCAACGGCGACCTGCTGGCCCGCAACAGCTCCGGGACGCTCTACCTCTACCCGGGCACGGGCAGCGGCATGGCCGTCGGAACCCGTGTCACCCTCAGCGCCGGCTGGCAGCAGTACAACGCCCTCGTCGGCGCGGGCGACTTCACCGGTGACGGCCGGGCCGACATCGTCGCCCGCACCACCGCCGGCGTGCTGTACCTCTACAAGGGCACCGGCAGCGCCTCGGCTCCCTTCTCCGCCCGCGTCAAGCTCGGCAGCGGCTGGCAGCAGTACAACAAGCTCTTCTCGCCCGGCGACGCCAACGGCGACGGCAAGGCGGACCTGATGGCCACCACCTCCGCCGGTGCCCTGTACTTCTACGCGGGCACCGGCACGGGCACCTTCAAGGCCAGGGTCAAGACCGCCGCCAGCGGCTGGACCGGCTGGGCGGACCTCCTCTAG
- a CDS encoding DUF4232 domain-containing protein: MRQPARPAAFAALAIALSLVGAAGCSDDSSAPGTTSAAASASADSKGSTDAKGSAPTSAGTSSSSSSSSSSSKRSAGDVLLGADALPTPAADHCRTADLTATARSTGQGKATVTITNKSAHDCSVRGYPSLLFVGKDGHTELPVDWAGSATAAQQYTLSPGDSAAARLTFYSETECAAFTALDLVPPGEARRLAPAFAEPVRICDTGVRVTAFQPAG, encoded by the coding sequence ATGCGCCAGCCCGCCCGCCCGGCCGCCTTCGCGGCCCTGGCCATCGCCCTCAGCCTCGTCGGCGCGGCCGGATGCAGTGACGATTCGTCCGCACCCGGGACGACATCAGCGGCCGCGAGCGCAAGCGCGGACTCCAAGGGATCGACGGACGCCAAGGGCAGCGCTCCCACGAGCGCCGGCACCTCGTCGTCTTCGTCCTCGTCTTCGTCCTCGTCCAAGCGCTCCGCCGGCGATGTCCTGCTCGGCGCCGACGCCCTGCCCACCCCGGCCGCCGACCACTGCCGCACCGCCGACCTCACCGCCACGGCCAGAAGCACCGGCCAGGGCAAGGCCACCGTCACCATCACCAACAAGTCCGCCCACGACTGCTCCGTACGCGGCTACCCCTCCCTGCTCTTCGTCGGCAAGGACGGCCACACCGAACTCCCCGTCGACTGGGCCGGCTCCGCCACCGCCGCCCAGCAGTACACCCTCTCCCCCGGCGACTCCGCCGCCGCCCGCCTCACCTTCTACTCCGAGACCGAGTGCGCCGCCTTCACCGCCCTCGACCTCGTCCCCCCGGGCGAGGCCCGCCGCCTCGCCCCCGCCTTCGCCGAACCCGTCCGCATCTGCGACACCGGCGTACGCGTCACGGCCTTCCAGCCGGCCGGCTGA
- the eccCb gene encoding type VII secretion protein EccCb: protein MAGRRIALLVATDGYADPGLHQLRTPARGAAQLARLLKDPAVGRFDEVTELTNRPKPEIEEAAEDALADRSPDDLVLLYLSCHGIRNESDRLFFAAVGTQLTRPHTTAIHASFLHTLLDECEARTKIVLLDCCYSGLFHRGAAPMAAAPVDLDEALVGRGTFIITASTALEYAYDGDRLTIDNGRSESGSRFTAAVIEGLSTGLADVDRDGVITPDNLYEYVHGVVTGQGGPDQTPVKSGQCEGSTPLAYAPRPDAGGGPLGPFGRFGRQTEADDLTLGSLLPPPVHTPERGFICDAWEGTSRFVIPVGRAEAGSGGDLLHADLSGRDGNAAVIGRLGSGKTTVVRTLVTALALTHTPYEAEFHLLEGAVNRLGVLRDMPHVRSVAAPHEQDAVEGTLAAVWRAVSDRRDLFRKHHIDSIDEFRQLRASGGLRGEGASDVFLVIDGWLDFQWERAGFADEIHRLANTGLNYGVHLIVSARRWTDLGSGLPGLLGTRIELALDDPAESQIDPTLAATVSPGWGLSRRKRFRAAVPRIEEASDPVAAKQSLATLATRMRELWTGSGQGGGRTTTPLLSPVGIGQLLPGMDWSARSLQDRLRVPIGVGGDGEPVFLDLKEAALGGTGPHGLLVGATGSGKSELLRTLVLGLALTHSSEDVNFLLVDFKGTAIFGEDLQRLPHVSAVINSIESDPVLAARLMTSLTGELKRRQEVLRGAGKFASVHAYEQARAEGAALEPLPSLVLVIDEFNELLTAVPELVNVLAHIGRVGRSLGVHLLLAAQRLEEATLRGLDSFLSYRIGLRTFTGSESRVVLGVPDAYQLPSIPGSGYLRTGSDTLIRFRAAYSSATAAGSDEPGISALAATLEGQGPRARQVVLPPLGAPPSLDQLMGPLSVHPERGLTVTGTNAPYAGRMVVPVGIVDKPFEARRVPLLLDFSMPSRGSHLLVVGANGSGKTRLLRTLITSFALTHTPDEVRFYCVDRTAGPLEPLAGLPHVAAVVRRTDPEMVRRIITEVTRLLSARMAGDAEPRPDVFLVVNGWGAFRRDYEELDQEIMEIAARGPGHGVHVVISASRYSELRPSHLDLFNEPLELVLSNPADSRIDPKAARTVPTDVIGRGLTPDKHDFLTAMPRIDGSSAYEDRHEAIAELVSSVREAWPGAPAPAVRSVPRLLPADELPLLETGIAIGVDEASLTPVHIDLDEQRLFVVLGEPGSGKTSLLRLIADRLVRQHPPGRLDILAGDYRRTLLGQLPGECTEYVSSAVQLADLVAEIAAELAKRRPPPDATPEQLRDRTWWRGTEILVIVDDYDLVATSSGNPLSPLVDLLPVARDIGLRVIVSRNTQGASRALYEPFLHRMGELGAHGVVLSGDPSEGHLIGRVRPSPQPPGRGALVTRQRPAGQRVQLGYLPPS from the coding sequence ATGGCGGGACGCCGGATCGCGCTGCTGGTCGCGACTGACGGTTACGCCGACCCCGGCCTGCACCAGCTCCGCACCCCGGCACGCGGCGCGGCCCAGCTCGCGCGACTGCTCAAGGACCCGGCCGTCGGCCGCTTCGACGAGGTCACCGAGCTGACCAACCGCCCCAAGCCGGAGATCGAGGAGGCGGCCGAGGACGCCCTCGCCGACCGCTCGCCCGACGACCTCGTGCTCCTCTATCTCTCCTGCCACGGCATCCGCAACGAGTCCGACCGGCTCTTCTTCGCGGCGGTCGGCACCCAGCTCACCCGCCCGCACACCACCGCGATCCACGCCTCCTTCCTCCACACCCTGCTCGACGAGTGCGAGGCCCGGACCAAGATCGTGCTCCTCGACTGCTGCTACAGCGGCCTGTTCCACCGTGGCGCCGCACCCATGGCCGCCGCCCCCGTCGACCTGGACGAGGCGCTGGTCGGCCGGGGCACGTTCATCATCACCGCCTCCACAGCCCTGGAGTACGCGTACGACGGTGACCGTCTCACCATCGACAACGGCCGTTCCGAGTCCGGCTCCCGCTTCACCGCCGCCGTCATCGAAGGACTCAGCACCGGCCTCGCCGACGTCGACCGCGACGGCGTCATCACCCCCGACAACCTCTACGAGTACGTCCACGGAGTCGTCACCGGCCAGGGCGGCCCGGACCAGACCCCCGTCAAGTCCGGCCAGTGCGAGGGCAGTACGCCGCTGGCCTACGCGCCCCGTCCCGACGCGGGCGGCGGACCGCTGGGCCCCTTCGGGCGCTTCGGCCGCCAGACCGAGGCCGACGACCTCACCCTCGGCTCGCTGCTCCCGCCGCCCGTGCACACTCCCGAGCGCGGCTTCATCTGCGACGCCTGGGAAGGCACCTCCCGGTTCGTCATCCCGGTCGGCCGGGCCGAAGCCGGCTCCGGCGGCGACCTCCTGCACGCGGACCTCTCCGGCCGGGACGGCAACGCGGCGGTCATCGGACGCCTGGGCAGCGGCAAGACGACTGTCGTGCGCACGCTGGTCACGGCCCTGGCCCTGACCCACACCCCGTACGAAGCCGAGTTCCACCTCCTGGAGGGGGCCGTCAACCGGCTCGGGGTGCTGCGCGACATGCCGCACGTCCGGTCGGTCGCCGCCCCGCACGAACAGGACGCCGTGGAAGGCACCCTCGCGGCCGTATGGCGGGCCGTCTCGGACCGCCGTGACCTCTTCCGCAAGCACCACATCGACTCGATCGACGAATTCCGCCAGCTGCGCGCGAGCGGCGGCCTGCGGGGCGAGGGCGCCAGCGATGTCTTCCTGGTGATCGACGGCTGGCTGGACTTCCAGTGGGAGCGGGCCGGATTCGCCGACGAGATCCACCGCCTGGCCAACACCGGCCTCAACTACGGCGTCCACCTCATCGTCTCCGCCCGGCGCTGGACCGACCTCGGCTCCGGGCTGCCCGGCCTGCTCGGCACCCGTATCGAGCTGGCCCTCGACGACCCCGCCGAGTCCCAGATCGATCCCACCCTGGCCGCCACGGTCAGCCCCGGCTGGGGCCTGTCGCGGCGCAAGCGGTTCCGCGCGGCCGTACCCCGGATCGAGGAGGCGTCCGACCCGGTCGCGGCCAAGCAGTCGCTGGCCACACTGGCCACCCGGATGCGGGAGCTGTGGACGGGGTCCGGACAGGGCGGCGGACGGACGACCACACCGCTGCTCTCCCCGGTGGGCATCGGTCAGCTGCTGCCCGGCATGGACTGGAGCGCCCGGTCGCTGCAGGACCGCCTACGGGTCCCGATCGGCGTCGGCGGCGACGGCGAGCCGGTGTTCCTGGACCTCAAGGAGGCCGCGCTCGGCGGAACGGGCCCGCACGGGCTGCTGGTCGGGGCCACCGGCTCGGGCAAGTCCGAACTGCTGCGGACGCTGGTGCTGGGACTGGCTCTCACCCACTCGTCCGAGGACGTCAACTTCCTCCTCGTGGACTTCAAGGGCACCGCCATCTTCGGAGAGGACCTGCAACGGCTGCCCCACGTCTCCGCCGTCATCAACTCCATCGAGTCGGACCCGGTACTCGCCGCGCGCCTGATGACCTCCCTCACCGGGGAGCTGAAGCGGCGACAGGAAGTGCTGCGGGGCGCTGGCAAATTCGCGAGCGTGCACGCGTACGAGCAGGCACGCGCCGAGGGTGCCGCCCTGGAGCCCCTCCCCTCACTGGTGCTCGTCATCGACGAGTTCAACGAACTGCTCACCGCTGTACCCGAGTTGGTCAACGTGCTCGCCCACATCGGCCGGGTCGGCCGTTCGCTGGGAGTGCATCTGCTGCTGGCGGCGCAGCGTCTGGAAGAGGCCACGCTGCGGGGTCTCGACAGCTTCCTGTCCTACCGGATCGGCCTGCGGACCTTCACCGGGAGCGAGTCCCGGGTTGTGCTCGGAGTGCCGGACGCCTACCAACTGCCCTCCATACCCGGCTCCGGCTACCTGCGGACCGGCAGCGACACGCTGATCCGCTTCCGTGCCGCGTACTCCTCGGCCACGGCCGCCGGTTCGGACGAGCCGGGGATCAGCGCCCTGGCCGCCACCCTCGAAGGGCAGGGCCCGCGCGCCCGGCAGGTCGTGCTGCCGCCGCTCGGCGCGCCGCCGTCACTGGACCAGCTGATGGGCCCGCTGTCCGTCCACCCGGAGCGCGGACTGACGGTAACGGGCACGAACGCGCCGTACGCCGGCCGGATGGTGGTCCCGGTGGGCATTGTCGACAAGCCCTTCGAAGCCCGCCGCGTTCCGCTCCTCCTGGACTTCTCCATGCCCTCCCGGGGCAGTCACCTGCTGGTCGTCGGGGCCAACGGGTCGGGCAAGACCCGGCTGCTGCGCACCCTCATCACCTCCTTCGCGCTCACCCACACTCCTGACGAGGTCCGGTTCTACTGCGTGGACCGCACGGCCGGACCGCTGGAGCCGCTCGCGGGACTTCCCCATGTGGCAGCGGTGGTGCGCCGTACCGACCCGGAGATGGTGCGCCGCATCATCACCGAGGTCACCCGCCTCCTCTCGGCGCGGATGGCGGGAGACGCCGAACCGAGGCCGGACGTCTTCCTGGTCGTCAACGGCTGGGGCGCCTTCCGGCGGGACTACGAGGAACTTGATCAGGAGATCATGGAGATCGCCGCGCGCGGTCCCGGCCATGGCGTGCACGTCGTCATCTCCGCCAGTCGCTATTCCGAGTTGCGCCCGTCGCATCTCGACCTGTTCAACGAGCCGCTGGAGCTGGTGCTGTCGAATCCGGCCGACTCCAGGATCGACCCGAAGGCCGCCCGGACCGTTCCCACCGATGTGATCGGCCGGGGCCTGACCCCGGACAAGCACGACTTCCTGACCGCTATGCCCAGAATCGACGGCTCCTCGGCCTACGAGGACCGGCACGAGGCCATCGCCGAACTCGTCTCGTCGGTCAGGGAAGCCTGGCCGGGCGCCCCGGCCCCAGCAGTGCGCTCGGTGCCGCGACTGCTGCCGGCCGACGAACTGCCGCTCCTGGAGACCGGAATCGCCATCGGAGTGGACGAGGCGAGCCTTACGCCCGTTCACATCGATCTGGACGAGCAACGGCTCTTCGTCGTCCTCGGCGAGCCCGGTTCGGGCAAGACCTCCCTGCTACGGCTGATCGCCGACCGGCTCGTCCGGCAGCACCCGCCGGGCCGGCTGGACATCCTGGCCGGTGACTACCGCCGTACGCTCCTCGGGCAGCTGCCCGGCGAATGCACGGAGTACGTGTCATCGGCCGTGCAACTCGCCGATCTGGTCGCAGAGATCGCGGCCGAGCTGGCCAAACGCAGGCCGCCGCCCGACGCGACCCCCGAGCAGCTACGGGACCGGACCTGGTGGAGGGGTACGGAAATCCTGGTCATCGTCGACGACTACGACCTTGTCGCGACATCGAGCGGCAATCCGCTCTCTCCGCTGGTGGACCTACTGCCGGTCGCCCGGGACATCGGGCTGCGAGTGATCGTCTCCCGGAACACGCAAGGCGCCAGCCGGGCCCTGTACGAGCCCTTCCTCCACAGGATGGGCGAACTCGGCGCCCACGGCGTCGTGCTCTCCGGCGACCCCTCCGAAGGCCACCTCATCGGCCGCGTCAGACCGTCCCCCCAGCCCCCCGGCCGAGGCGCCCTCGTCACCCGCCAACGCCCCGCCGGGCAGCGCGTACAGCTCGGCTACCTGCCGCCGTCGTAG
- a CDS encoding alkaline phosphatase D family protein: protein MALGAAGVAATQMLPGSASASVAGATATAGAGVKVSGTVFKLGVASGDPLPNAVVLWTRLVPSVQGGAGVFPPSVPVTWEVASDSGFATIVRSGTASATASLGYSVHVDVTGLSPATSYWYRFKAQGNTSRTGRTRTAPAAGSSPEKLRIALASCQNWQHGYFTVYQDMLAQQPDLVLFVGDYIYESTAYSYRVRRHEGSGEPKTLTQYRARYETYSTDADLQAMRAAVPFVVTFDDHEVEDNWAGDYAKDPVAEPTATFLKRRAAAFQAYYEHMPIRLAQKPSGDDILIYRSFDFGDLARLHVLDTRQYRDVQPTDNATALQAGRVIMGDAQHKWLVDGMAGSGARWNLVASQVMMAETDSLAGEGKEWAYDAWDGYQVERAKLLAEFQDFRNPVVLSGDRHRTIVSDLKLDFDDVDSAVVGAEFVGTSISSSGDEDLVAFAAEWAPKLADNPHWKIIDARRGYLLLDITNGTVDAQLRTISTVVKRDGTTSTGATFRVTDGVPGVVRTDIETASESASPSESASESASESASASESANSTESAEPIDTTDSASS from the coding sequence ATGGCCCTCGGCGCGGCAGGCGTGGCGGCGACCCAGATGCTGCCCGGCAGTGCCTCGGCCTCGGTCGCGGGGGCGACGGCCACCGCCGGGGCGGGCGTCAAGGTGAGCGGCACGGTGTTCAAGCTCGGCGTGGCCTCCGGTGACCCGCTGCCGAACGCCGTCGTGCTGTGGACCCGGCTGGTGCCCTCCGTTCAGGGCGGCGCGGGTGTCTTCCCGCCCAGTGTGCCCGTCACCTGGGAGGTCGCCTCCGACAGCGGCTTCGCCACGATCGTGAGGAGCGGTACGGCCTCGGCCACCGCGAGCCTGGGCTACAGCGTTCACGTGGACGTGACCGGCCTGAGCCCCGCCACGTCCTACTGGTACCGCTTCAAGGCGCAGGGCAACACCTCCCGCACCGGCAGGACCCGTACCGCCCCCGCCGCCGGCAGCTCGCCGGAGAAGCTGCGCATCGCGCTCGCGTCCTGCCAGAACTGGCAGCACGGATACTTCACCGTCTACCAGGACATGCTGGCGCAGCAGCCCGACCTGGTGCTGTTCGTCGGCGACTACATCTACGAGAGCACCGCCTACTCCTACCGCGTACGCCGCCACGAGGGCTCCGGCGAGCCGAAGACGCTGACGCAGTACCGGGCGCGCTACGAGACGTACAGCACAGATGCCGACCTCCAGGCGATGCGCGCGGCCGTGCCCTTCGTCGTCACCTTCGACGATCACGAGGTGGAGGACAACTGGGCCGGCGACTACGCCAAGGACCCGGTCGCCGAGCCCACCGCGACCTTCCTGAAGCGCCGGGCCGCGGCCTTCCAGGCGTACTACGAGCACATGCCGATCAGGCTCGCGCAGAAGCCCAGCGGCGACGACATCCTGATCTACCGCTCCTTCGACTTCGGCGATCTGGCCCGGCTGCATGTCCTGGACACCCGCCAGTACCGCGACGTCCAGCCGACCGACAACGCCACGGCGCTCCAGGCGGGCCGGGTCATCATGGGGGACGCCCAGCACAAGTGGCTGGTCGACGGCATGGCGGGCTCCGGGGCCAGGTGGAACCTCGTCGCCTCGCAGGTGATGATGGCCGAGACCGACTCGCTCGCGGGCGAGGGCAAGGAGTGGGCGTACGACGCCTGGGACGGCTACCAGGTCGAACGCGCCAAGCTGCTCGCCGAGTTCCAGGACTTCCGCAACCCCGTGGTGCTCTCCGGGGACCGGCACCGCACCATCGTCAGCGACCTCAAGCTGGACTTCGACGACGTGGACTCGGCGGTGGTCGGCGCGGAGTTCGTCGGCACGTCCATCTCCAGCTCGGGCGACGAGGACCTGGTGGCGTTCGCCGCCGAGTGGGCGCCCAAGCTCGCGGACAACCCGCACTGGAAGATCATCGACGCCCGCCGCGGCTATCTGCTCCTCGACATCACGAACGGCACGGTCGACGCGCAGCTCCGGACCATCTCGACGGTGGTCAAGCGTGACGGCACGACGAGCACGGGCGCCACGTTCCGGGTGACGGACGGGGTGCCCGGCGTTGTCCGGACCGACATCGAGACGGCATCGGAATCGGCATCGCCGTCAGAGTCGGCGTCGGAATCGGCGTCGGAATCGGCATCAGCGTCAGAGTCGGCGAATTCCACGGAATCCGCAGAACCCATCGACACCACCGACTCCGCGTCCTCCTGA
- a CDS encoding sulfotransferase family protein: MTTGTAAERPIFVVGCPRSGTTLLQLMLHSHPRIAIPPETRFMLDIYERRLEFGDLADPANRCRLAEAITGPKATRFHELGLDAGEVNKLIADAPPTLGSALGTVLQAYAGRFGKPRWGDKRPAYVMHMDALRRLFPTAQFVHLVRDGRDCVASLKSMPWYHEDSHHAAATWSRAIDLGRKYARTMPAGSYHELRYEDLITRPEQELTALCGFLGEEFHPAMLRPDKAAGIAVPGRKTWHTGTHEAVNAARAGTWRDRLDPWEISLCETVLAGGLRHHGYELTGAPRPDAALLLRYRRTAAERRGSLAKRILRDQLVRRREPGSVSYQCTA; the protein is encoded by the coding sequence ATGACGACAGGCACAGCGGCCGAACGGCCGATCTTCGTGGTGGGATGTCCGAGGTCGGGCACGACCCTGCTGCAGCTCATGCTGCACAGCCACCCGAGGATCGCGATCCCGCCGGAGACCCGGTTCATGCTCGACATCTACGAGCGCCGGCTGGAGTTCGGCGACCTGGCCGACCCCGCGAACCGCTGCCGCCTCGCCGAGGCCATCACCGGCCCGAAGGCCACCCGCTTCCACGAACTGGGCCTGGACGCGGGCGAGGTGAACAAGCTGATCGCCGACGCCCCGCCGACCCTGGGCTCGGCGCTGGGCACCGTGCTCCAGGCGTACGCGGGCCGCTTCGGCAAGCCCCGCTGGGGCGACAAGCGCCCGGCATACGTCATGCACATGGACGCCCTGCGGCGGCTGTTCCCGACCGCCCAGTTCGTCCACCTGGTCCGGGACGGCCGGGACTGCGTGGCCTCGCTGAAGTCCATGCCCTGGTACCACGAGGACTCCCACCACGCCGCCGCCACCTGGTCCCGGGCGATCGACCTGGGCCGCAAGTACGCGCGGACGATGCCCGCCGGCTCCTACCACGAGCTGCGCTACGAGGACCTGATCACCCGCCCCGAGCAGGAACTGACCGCCCTGTGCGGCTTCCTCGGCGAGGAGTTCCACCCCGCCATGCTCCGGCCGGACAAGGCGGCCGGCATCGCCGTCCCCGGCCGCAAGACCTGGCACACCGGGACCCATGAGGCCGTCAACGCCGCCCGCGCGGGCACCTGGCGCGACCGCCTCGACCCCTGGGAGATCTCCCTGTGCGAGACCGTCCTCGCAGGCGGCCTGCGCCACCACGGCTACGAACTCACCGGCGCCCCGCGCCCGGACGCCGCCCTGCTGCTGCGCTACCGCCGCACCGCCGCCGAGCGCCGAGGCTCGCTGGCCAAGCGCATCCTGCGCGACCAGCTGGTCCGGCGGCGCGAACCGGGCTCGGTGTCCTACCAGTGCACGGCGTGA